A DNA window from Bradyrhizobium barranii subsp. barranii contains the following coding sequences:
- a CDS encoding SphA family protein: MTGHIRKAGLGTALALASFTAQPALAASGGVSFWLPGIFGSLAAVPVTPGWAYSTIYLHLNEKAGGGQNFVTSGGIPGSVTAGLNAHADALVMGITYTSPMPVLGGQAGFTVLTAPGNIGAGIDATLTGPRGNTISGSATDNRTTLTDVFYQGTLKWNQGVHNELVYITGNIPSGTYDSSRLANLSFGFPAIDVGAGYTYLDPKSGHEFSIVGGLTYSFMNGALQYQNGMDFHVDWAASQFVSKNVHIGIAGYFFQQITDDSGPGAKLGGFRGQAVGIGPQIGFMIPMSDGYQGYLNVRGYKDLETENRPNSWSTWVTFSVSPAAPAPAATKPIVRKY; the protein is encoded by the coding sequence GTGACGGGACACATTCGCAAAGCCGGGCTCGGGACTGCATTGGCGCTGGCGAGCTTCACCGCTCAGCCTGCGCTTGCCGCTTCTGGCGGCGTGAGCTTCTGGCTTCCGGGCATCTTCGGCAGCCTGGCCGCCGTTCCGGTAACGCCTGGATGGGCCTATTCGACGATCTACCTTCACCTCAACGAAAAGGCCGGAGGAGGGCAGAACTTCGTCACCAGCGGCGGCATACCCGGCTCGGTGACCGCCGGCCTCAACGCACACGCCGACGCGCTCGTCATGGGCATCACCTACACCTCGCCGATGCCGGTGCTGGGCGGCCAAGCCGGCTTCACCGTGCTCACCGCGCCCGGCAACATTGGCGCCGGCATCGATGCGACGCTGACCGGTCCGCGCGGCAATACGATCTCGGGCAGCGCCACCGACAACCGCACGACGCTGACCGACGTGTTCTACCAGGGCACGCTGAAATGGAATCAGGGCGTCCACAACGAGCTGGTCTACATCACCGGCAACATCCCGAGCGGCACCTATGATTCCAGCCGGCTCGCCAATCTGAGTTTTGGCTTCCCCGCGATCGACGTCGGTGCCGGCTACACCTATCTCGATCCGAAGAGCGGCCACGAATTCTCGATCGTCGGCGGGCTCACCTATAGTTTCATGAACGGGGCCCTCCAGTATCAGAACGGTATGGATTTTCATGTCGACTGGGCAGCCTCACAGTTCGTCAGCAAGAACGTTCACATCGGCATCGCCGGTTATTTCTTCCAGCAGATCACCGACGATAGCGGTCCCGGCGCCAAGCTCGGTGGCTTCCGCGGCCAGGCGGTCGGTATCGGTCCGCAGATCGGTTTCATGATCCCGATGTCCGACGGCTACCAGGGCTATCTCAATGTCCGAGGCTACAAGGACCTCGAGACCGAGAACCGGCCGAACAGCTGGTCGACCTGGGTTACTTTCTCGGTCTCGCCGGCAGCGCCCGCGCCGGCGGCGACGAAGCCCATCGTTCGAAAGTACTGA
- a CDS encoding IS630-like element ISRj1 family transposase: MIPEAREVHLSRKDRKVLEACCRSPVTLQRDLKRARIVLLAADGRSTRSIAKEVGVQPRIVSLWRHRYADHGLEGLQDKPRPGKQPIYTKTTDKRILKLLDKPPPQGFARWTGPLLAEALGDVDVQYVWRFLRSHKIDLVARKSWCESNDPNFTAKAADVVGLYVAPPARAIVLCVDEKPSIQALERAQGYLKLPNGRALTGQSHDYKRHGTTTLFAALEVATGKIIATHSKRRRRVEFLDFMNSVTAAFPNRKLHVILDNLNTHKKNEDWLKAHPNVQFHFTPTSASWLNQVEVWFSILQGQSLSGTSFTSLKQLQEHIDAYVNAYNDRAEPFVWTKKKVRQRRFKGRRITQL, from the coding sequence ATGATACCCGAAGCAAGAGAAGTCCACCTTTCGAGGAAAGATCGCAAGGTGCTTGAGGCGTGCTGTCGCTCACCGGTGACGTTGCAGCGCGATTTGAAGCGGGCGCGGATAGTTCTGTTGGCGGCGGATGGGCGCAGCACCCGGTCGATCGCCAAGGAAGTTGGGGTCCAGCCGCGGATTGTCAGCCTTTGGCGGCATCGCTATGCCGACCATGGCCTTGAAGGGCTGCAAGACAAGCCGCGGCCTGGCAAGCAGCCGATCTATACGAAGACGACCGACAAGCGGATTCTGAAGCTGCTGGATAAGCCGCCACCGCAAGGGTTTGCGCGCTGGACCGGCCCCCTGCTGGCCGAGGCGCTGGGCGATGTCGATGTCCAATATGTCTGGCGGTTCCTGCGCAGCCACAAGATTGACCTGGTGGCTCGCAAGTCCTGGTGCGAGAGCAACGACCCGAACTTTACGGCCAAAGCCGCCGATGTTGTCGGCCTCTATGTCGCGCCGCCGGCGAGGGCCATTGTGCTGTGCGTGGACGAGAAGCCCTCGATCCAGGCTTTGGAGCGAGCGCAGGGTTATCTGAAGTTGCCCAATGGCCGCGCCTTGACCGGCCAAAGCCACGATTACAAGCGGCATGGCACCACAACATTGTTTGCGGCGCTCGAAGTCGCCACCGGAAAGATCATCGCGACCCATTCAAAACGCCGGCGCCGCGTCGAGTTTCTCGATTTCATGAACAGCGTCACCGCGGCTTTTCCGAACCGCAAGCTTCACGTCATCCTCGACAACCTCAACACCCATAAAAAGAACGAGGACTGGCTCAAGGCCCACCCCAACGTGCAATTTCATTTCACGCCGACAAGTGCGTCATGGCTCAATCAGGTCGAAGTATGGTTTTCCATCTTGCAGGGGCAGTCGCTCAGCGGCACCTCCTTCACGAGCCTCAAGCAGCTTCAGGAACACATCGATGCCTACGTCAACGCATACAACGACAGAGCCGAGCCCTTCGTCTGGACCAAGAAAAAGGTCCGTCAACGCCGTTTCAAAGGCCGCCGTATCACTCAGCTCTGA
- a CDS encoding adenylate/guanylate cyclase domain-containing protein, producing MNHDSRSKKSGYYVAAVHRLETAGSANIRMAMVAPLDEFYAQIIDERRTLFALALAFVGATLPFAFWLGSLMAQPLRKLADETDAIQRFEITERPRVHSVIAEIEELGRSVFTMRSVVRSFASFIPRQIVRQLIETGSSLSLGGSRREVTVLFTDVADFTAKTERADPSQVMIHTSRYFAVLSDEIMRHQGTVDKYIGDAVMAFWNAPADDPDHTVNACRAILACLAANEALNQEFRREGWPPYDTRFGLHVGDAVVGNIGSSDRMNYTALGATINLASRLEGLNKNYGTRVLVSAAVRASVGDRFLFRSVDSITPKGFADAIEVSELSGEMAHADEADVAMCRRWDEVFAAIAQDGAAETTRVRLSAFLHDYPKDSVALFHAQRFRSAARNAGAAA from the coding sequence TTGAATCACGACTCACGTTCCAAGAAAAGTGGGTACTATGTTGCGGCGGTCCACAGGCTCGAGACGGCCGGCTCGGCCAATATCCGGATGGCGATGGTCGCGCCGCTCGACGAGTTCTATGCGCAGATCATCGACGAGCGCCGCACGCTGTTCGCGTTGGCGCTGGCCTTTGTCGGAGCCACGCTGCCATTCGCGTTCTGGCTCGGATCGCTGATGGCGCAGCCGCTGCGCAAGCTCGCCGACGAGACCGACGCGATCCAGCGGTTCGAGATTACCGAGCGGCCGCGCGTCCATTCCGTCATCGCCGAGATCGAGGAGCTTGGCCGCTCGGTGTTCACGATGCGCAGCGTGGTCCGCAGCTTTGCGAGCTTCATCCCGCGCCAGATCGTGCGGCAGCTGATCGAGACCGGCTCTTCGCTCAGCCTCGGCGGCTCCAGGCGTGAGGTCACGGTGCTGTTCACCGACGTCGCCGACTTTACCGCCAAGACGGAGCGCGCCGACCCGTCGCAGGTGATGATCCACACCTCGCGCTATTTCGCGGTACTGTCGGACGAGATCATGCGGCACCAGGGCACGGTCGACAAATATATCGGCGACGCCGTGATGGCATTCTGGAACGCGCCGGCTGACGATCCCGACCACACCGTCAATGCCTGCCGTGCCATCCTGGCATGCCTTGCGGCCAACGAAGCGCTCAACCAGGAGTTTCGGCGCGAGGGCTGGCCGCCCTACGACACCCGCTTTGGCCTGCATGTCGGCGATGCCGTGGTCGGCAACATTGGCTCGAGCGACCGGATGAACTACACCGCGCTGGGCGCCACCATCAACCTGGCGTCGCGGTTGGAGGGACTGAACAAGAATTACGGCACGCGCGTGCTGGTCAGCGCCGCGGTCCGCGCCAGCGTCGGCGATCGGTTCCTGTTCCGCAGCGTCGACAGCATCACGCCGAAGGGATTTGCCGACGCGATCGAAGTCAGTGAGCTCAGCGGCGAGATGGCGCACGCCGATGAAGCCGACGTTGCGATGTGTCGACGCTGGGATGAAGTCTTTGCGGCGATCGCGCAGGACGGCGCGGCCGAGACGACGCGGGTCCGGCTGTCGGCCTTCCTGCACGACTATCCCAAGGATAGCGTCGCGCTATTTCATGCCCAGCGATTTCGGTCCGCGGCCCGGAATGCGGGAGCGGCGGCATGA
- a CDS encoding ABC transporter substrate-binding protein, producing the protein MNISGLNRRQLLRHGAALAAASMHAAPAIAQARSRIRLGYLHVVAVDGHIWTGLDRGSFDREGIDFELHEFNTGPEVFEAMARGELDVLSAGGVISNYLALGRGRGFLINDIEVATAQLWVRPTLGVKGMADLRGKRIATTMKTTAHIFLDRALRANNVNPSEVEIVNGSMAAAVKAFIAGEVPAVALWVPFNIAVREALPDAVKLVDASAFYPQSAVLGGWAARMDFYAGNRDVLARIIRAWAEANDHMVRNPAAAAEALQTHYGQSRPADIAEAFKAQKLYSSREWKRLYSDGTVVKWLQQVSDFFMTDAGVTAPVRAADYFDTQLYLATVA; encoded by the coding sequence ATGAACATCAGTGGTCTCAATCGCCGGCAATTGCTGCGGCACGGCGCGGCGCTGGCGGCCGCGTCAATGCACGCGGCGCCAGCCATCGCGCAGGCGCGCAGCAGAATTCGGCTCGGTTATCTCCACGTGGTCGCCGTGGACGGACACATCTGGACCGGGCTCGATCGCGGCTCGTTCGACCGCGAGGGGATCGATTTCGAATTGCACGAGTTCAACACCGGACCTGAAGTCTTCGAGGCGATGGCGCGAGGTGAGCTCGACGTCCTCTCGGCCGGCGGCGTCATCTCCAACTATCTGGCGCTCGGCCGCGGCCGGGGCTTTCTCATCAACGACATTGAGGTCGCGACCGCACAGCTCTGGGTCCGGCCGACGCTCGGCGTCAAGGGGATGGCCGATCTCAGGGGCAAGCGGATCGCGACGACGATGAAGACCACGGCGCACATCTTTCTCGATCGCGCGCTGCGAGCCAACAACGTCAACCCGTCCGAGGTCGAGATCGTCAACGGCAGCATGGCCGCCGCCGTCAAGGCATTCATTGCCGGCGAGGTGCCGGCCGTTGCGCTCTGGGTGCCGTTCAACATTGCCGTCCGCGAGGCGTTGCCGGATGCGGTCAAGCTGGTGGACGCCTCCGCCTTCTACCCGCAATCCGCCGTGCTCGGCGGCTGGGCCGCGCGGATGGATTTTTATGCGGGGAACAGGGACGTGCTGGCCCGGATCATCCGCGCCTGGGCGGAAGCGAACGACCACATGGTGCGCAACCCGGCGGCCGCAGCGGAGGCGCTCCAGACACATTACGGGCAGTCGCGTCCCGCCGACATCGCGGAAGCCTTCAAGGCCCAGAAGCTCTATTCCTCGCGCGAATGGAAGCGGCTGTATTCCGACGGGACCGTCGTGAAATGGCTCCAGCAGGTCAGCGACTTCTTCATGACGGATGCCGGCGTCACCGCACCCGTGCGGGCCGCAGACTATTTCGACACGCAGCTCTACCTTGCAACCGTCGCCTGA
- a CDS encoding protein-L-isoaspartate O-methyltransferase family protein — protein MSGFSTARLKMVDGQVRTNDVTDRRILDAMLTVPREAFVPVARQALAYLDLDLDVSEGGAKRFLIKPQLTGKLLQAAEIGDGDNVLVVGCATGYLAALTATLARQVTATECDSALAAKAKDACASLANVTCKAAACAEGDPSAAPYDVIILNGAFEVTPEALLGQLKEGGRLVGVSAQSTPPRAVIVTHTHGEFGHRALFDAAAPVLPGLERAAAFVF, from the coding sequence ATGTCCGGTTTCTCGACCGCGCGCCTAAAAATGGTCGATGGCCAGGTGCGCACCAATGACGTCACCGATCGCCGTATTCTCGACGCGATGCTCACAGTTCCGCGCGAGGCGTTCGTGCCGGTTGCCAGGCAGGCATTGGCCTATCTCGACCTCGATCTCGACGTGAGCGAAGGCGGGGCCAAGCGGTTCCTGATCAAGCCGCAGCTGACCGGCAAGCTGCTCCAGGCCGCCGAAATCGGCGATGGGGACAACGTGCTGGTGGTCGGCTGCGCCACGGGCTACCTCGCCGCGCTGACGGCTACGCTCGCCCGTCAGGTCACCGCGACGGAATGTGATTCGGCCCTGGCCGCGAAGGCCAAGGATGCTTGCGCCAGTCTCGCCAACGTCACGTGCAAGGCCGCAGCCTGCGCCGAAGGGGATCCCTCTGCCGCTCCCTATGACGTCATTATCCTCAACGGCGCCTTCGAGGTGACGCCAGAGGCGCTGCTCGGGCAGCTCAAGGAGGGCGGGCGCCTCGTGGGGGTGTCGGCCCAATCCACGCCCCCCCGGGCCGTGATCGTGACCCATACCCACGGTGAATTCGGCCATCGGGCGCTGTTCGATGCCGCAGCTCCGGTCCTTCCCGGGTTGGAACGGGCCGCCGCTTTCGTCTTCTGA
- a CDS encoding TolC family outer membrane protein: MHGVKLFTGAAVSVLLLALAGPTPALADTIEAALVRAYQNNPQLNAQRAQVRSTDENVPQALSGYRPRVALTANGGYQYQDTLSSPGPGNTPINGPSVPRSVGVTVTQTLYNGNITGNRTRAAESQVSGSREALRSLDQSVLLQGASIYMDYLRDAATLEVQRSNVRVLEQTLKQTRDRFNVGEVTRTDVAQSEAQLAAGKTQALTAEANLTTTRANFRRIIGNEPTNLAPGSPVDRFLPASLAGAVELGLIEHPNVTAAMFGIDVNFLQVKVAEGALLPTIALQVGATQGNEQSLIQYRSFNASAIAQANWQLYDGGNTYSLIRQSKENLAQQRLNLETTRDQTRATVVQWWGSLQAGKAQVQSAQAQVTASEIALNGVREEAKAGQRTTLDVLNAQQALVNARVALVTAQHDRVVASYQVLAAIGRLSPQVLGLATTVYDASVHYHQVRDSWAGVRTPDGR; encoded by the coding sequence ATGCATGGGGTGAAGCTCTTCACCGGAGCTGCGGTTTCGGTCCTGCTGCTGGCGCTTGCCGGGCCGACGCCTGCCTTGGCGGACACGATCGAGGCCGCCTTGGTGCGCGCCTATCAGAACAATCCGCAGCTCAACGCACAGCGCGCCCAGGTGCGCTCGACCGACGAGAACGTGCCTCAGGCGTTGTCGGGCTATCGCCCCAGGGTCGCGCTGACGGCGAACGGCGGCTATCAATATCAGGATACGTTGAGTTCGCCGGGGCCGGGTAACACACCAATCAACGGGCCCAGCGTGCCGCGCAGCGTGGGTGTGACCGTCACGCAAACGCTCTATAACGGCAACATCACCGGCAACAGGACGCGCGCCGCCGAGAGCCAGGTTTCCGGCTCCCGCGAAGCGCTGCGCAGCCTGGATCAGAGCGTGCTGCTTCAGGGCGCTTCGATCTACATGGACTATCTGCGCGATGCGGCTACGCTCGAAGTCCAGCGCAGCAACGTGCGCGTGCTCGAGCAGACGCTGAAGCAGACGCGTGATCGCTTCAACGTCGGCGAAGTGACGCGCACCGACGTTGCGCAATCGGAAGCGCAGCTGGCGGCTGGCAAGACGCAGGCCCTCACGGCCGAAGCAAATCTCACCACGACGCGCGCGAACTTCCGCCGCATCATCGGCAACGAGCCGACGAACCTCGCGCCCGGTTCGCCGGTGGATCGTTTCTTGCCCGCAAGCCTCGCCGGGGCAGTCGAGCTCGGCCTGATCGAACATCCCAACGTCACGGCCGCGATGTTCGGCATCGACGTCAACTTTCTGCAGGTCAAGGTCGCCGAAGGCGCGCTGCTGCCGACGATCGCGTTGCAGGTGGGGGCCACGCAGGGGAACGAACAGTCCTTGATTCAATACAGGTCGTTCAACGCGTCCGCCATCGCGCAGGCCAATTGGCAGCTCTACGATGGCGGCAATACATATTCGCTGATCCGCCAGTCCAAGGAAAACCTGGCGCAGCAGCGTCTCAACCTCGAAACCACCCGCGACCAGACCCGCGCGACGGTCGTGCAGTGGTGGGGTTCGCTGCAGGCCGGCAAGGCCCAGGTGCAGTCCGCGCAGGCGCAGGTCACGGCGTCCGAGATCGCGCTGAACGGCGTGCGCGAAGAAGCCAAGGCTGGTCAGCGTACCACCCTCGACGTGCTCAACGCGCAGCAGGCGCTGGTCAACGCGCGCGTCGCGCTGGTGACCGCACAGCACGACCGCGTGGTCGCGTCCTATCAGGTTCTGGCCGCCATCGGCCGTCTGTCGCCGCAGGTCCTCGGCCTTGCGACCACGGTTTATGATGCGAGCGTTCACTACCATCAGGTCCGCGACAGCTGGGCCGGCGTGCGCACGCCTGACGGACGCTAA
- a CDS encoding PopZ family protein, whose amino-acid sequence MEEILASIRRIIADDEAKPPPAEAAKPAPAAAAPKPSAMNDIPPSKVAPAKPAAEKPAPPPVAKPAPAPPPPAPAADASNNQDDIDALLAGLDAATPAPEVRAPEPEPEPEPDVLELTDEMAVDPEPTPPPPPPSFRKVEPRDDLEFAESPLRLMPSSSYAAVDYDAPPVPPQQPILAQSTVSAVESAFNSLAHTVLSSNARTLEDLVKEMLRPMLKSWLDDNLPGLVERIVKAEIERVSRGGR is encoded by the coding sequence ATGGAGGAGATTCTGGCCTCGATCCGGCGCATCATTGCCGACGATGAGGCCAAGCCGCCGCCGGCCGAAGCTGCCAAGCCAGCGCCCGCTGCAGCTGCGCCGAAGCCGTCAGCAATGAACGACATTCCGCCATCCAAGGTCGCTCCCGCGAAACCTGCTGCCGAGAAGCCCGCGCCGCCGCCGGTTGCGAAGCCGGCTCCAGCGCCGCCGCCGCCCGCACCTGCGGCGGATGCATCCAATAACCAGGACGATATTGATGCTCTGCTGGCGGGGCTGGACGCGGCTACGCCTGCGCCCGAGGTCCGTGCACCTGAGCCAGAGCCCGAACCTGAACCCGACGTGCTCGAATTGACCGACGAGATGGCGGTGGATCCGGAGCCGACGCCGCCTCCGCCGCCGCCGAGCTTCCGCAAGGTCGAGCCGCGCGACGATCTGGAATTCGCCGAATCGCCGCTGCGCCTGATGCCGTCATCGTCCTATGCGGCGGTGGACTACGATGCGCCGCCGGTACCGCCCCAACAGCCGATCCTGGCACAATCGACGGTCTCGGCGGTCGAATCCGCCTTCAACTCCCTGGCCCACACGGTGCTCAGCAGCAATGCGCGGACGCTGGAAGATCTGGTCAAGGAGATGCTGCGTCCGATGCTGAAATCCTGGCTCGACGACAACCTGCCGGGCCTCGTTGAACGCATCGTGAAGGCCGAAATCGAGCGGGTCTCGCGCGGCGGCAGGTGA
- a CDS encoding valine--tRNA ligase, producing the protein MIEKNYQPADIEARMSVVWEDSLAFRAGRPDRRDAVPFTIVIPPPNVTGSLHMGHALNNTLQDILCRFERMRGRDVLWQPGTDHAGIATQMVVERQLMERQQPSRREMGREKFLERVWQWKAESGDTIINQLKRLGASCDWSRERFTMDEGLSKAVIKVFVELHRDGLIYKDKRLVNWDTELLTAISDLEVQQTEVKGHLWYLRYPIEGKTFSPEDSSSFIVVATTRPETMLGDTGVAVHPDDERYQKLVGKNVILPLVGRKIKIVADEYSDPDKGSGAVKVTPAHDFNDFEVGNRHGLGRISVIDKEGCLDLVDNEDYLRNLPEGASQFAEEFHKVDRFAARKRIVERLESFGFVERIEPHTHMVPHGDRSNSVIEPYLTDQWYVDAKTLAKPAIAAVRSGETTFVPKNWEKTYFEWMENIQPWCISRQLWWGHQIPAWYGPDGKVFVAETEEEAVSHALGYYVEQEVITAEQGREMALDRNKREGFITRDEDVLDTWFSSALWPFSTLGWPEDAPEVQRYYPTNALVTGFDIIFFWVARMMMMGLHFMKEVPFSTIYIHALVRDEKGAKMSKSKGNVIDPLNLIDEYGADALRFTLAAMAAQGRDIKLATSRVEGYRNFATKLWNASRFAEMNHCAVPDGFEPAKAKETLNRWIAHESAHTTREVTEAIEAYRFNDAAGAIYRFVWNVYCDWYVELAKPVLLGPDSPAKDETRAMVAWARDEILKLLHPFMPFITEELWEVTAKRDGLLALAQWPLKPSEPTPEQLAIFAAAAGPTDPLISPVLIMPIFDHADFTDPKAEAEIGWVIDLVTQIRSVRAEMNIPPATLTALVLAGASTETKERAPRWTDVIKRMARLSDISFADRAPDGAVQLLVRGEVAALPLKGVIDVAAERTRLDKEIGKADADIKRAESKLANEKFVANAAEEVVEEEREKREAALARKAKLLEALERLKQAS; encoded by the coding sequence ATGATCGAGAAAAATTACCAGCCCGCCGATATCGAAGCCCGCATGTCCGTCGTGTGGGAGGACAGCCTCGCCTTCAGGGCCGGCCGCCCCGACCGCCGCGACGCAGTGCCCTTTACCATCGTGATCCCGCCGCCGAACGTGACGGGCTCGCTGCATATGGGCCACGCCCTCAACAACACCCTCCAGGACATCCTGTGCCGGTTCGAGCGGATGCGCGGCCGCGACGTGCTGTGGCAACCCGGCACCGACCATGCCGGCATCGCCACCCAGATGGTGGTCGAGCGGCAGCTGATGGAGCGCCAGCAGCCCAGCCGCCGCGAGATGGGCCGCGAGAAGTTTCTGGAGCGGGTCTGGCAGTGGAAAGCCGAGAGCGGCGACACCATCATCAACCAGCTCAAGCGCCTCGGCGCCTCCTGCGACTGGTCGCGCGAACGCTTCACCATGGACGAGGGCCTGTCGAAGGCCGTCATCAAGGTGTTCGTCGAGCTGCATCGCGACGGCCTGATCTACAAGGACAAGCGGCTGGTGAACTGGGACACCGAGCTGTTGACCGCGATCTCCGACCTCGAAGTGCAGCAGACCGAGGTCAAGGGCCACCTGTGGTATCTGCGCTATCCGATCGAGGGCAAGACGTTCAGCCCCGAGGATTCCTCGAGCTTCATCGTCGTCGCCACCACGCGGCCCGAGACCATGCTCGGCGACACCGGCGTCGCGGTGCATCCCGATGACGAGCGCTATCAGAAGCTGGTCGGCAAGAACGTGATCCTGCCGCTGGTCGGACGCAAGATTAAGATCGTCGCCGACGAATATTCCGATCCGGACAAGGGCTCGGGCGCGGTGAAGGTGACGCCGGCGCACGACTTCAACGACTTCGAGGTCGGCAATCGCCACGGCCTGGGCCGGATCAGCGTCATCGACAAGGAAGGTTGCCTCGACCTCGTCGACAATGAGGATTACCTCCGTAACCTGCCGGAAGGCGCTTCGCAATTCGCCGAGGAGTTTCACAAGGTCGACCGCTTCGCGGCGCGCAAGCGCATCGTCGAGCGACTGGAATCCTTCGGCTTCGTCGAGCGGATCGAACCGCACACCCACATGGTGCCGCACGGCGACCGCTCGAACAGCGTGATCGAGCCCTATCTGACCGACCAGTGGTACGTCGACGCCAAGACGCTGGCAAAGCCCGCGATCGCGGCGGTGCGTTCGGGCGAAACGACGTTCGTGCCCAAGAACTGGGAAAAGACCTATTTCGAGTGGATGGAGAACATCCAGCCCTGGTGCATCTCGCGCCAGCTGTGGTGGGGTCATCAGATCCCGGCCTGGTACGGCCCCGATGGCAAGGTGTTCGTCGCCGAAACCGAGGAGGAGGCCGTCAGCCACGCGCTCGGCTATTACGTCGAGCAGGAGGTCATCACGGCCGAGCAGGGCCGCGAGATGGCGCTCGACCGCAACAAGCGCGAAGGCTTCATCACGCGTGACGAGGACGTGCTCGACACCTGGTTCTCCTCGGCGCTGTGGCCGTTCTCGACGCTCGGCTGGCCCGAGGACGCGCCGGAAGTGCAGCGCTATTACCCGACCAACGCGCTGGTGACCGGCTTCGACATCATCTTCTTCTGGGTCGCCCGGATGATGATGATGGGCCTGCACTTCATGAAGGAAGTGCCGTTCTCGACGATCTACATCCACGCCCTCGTCCGCGACGAGAAGGGCGCCAAGATGTCGAAGTCGAAGGGCAACGTCATCGACCCCCTCAACCTGATCGACGAATACGGTGCCGACGCGTTGCGCTTCACGCTGGCCGCCATGGCGGCGCAGGGACGCGACATCAAACTCGCCACCAGCCGCGTCGAGGGTTACCGGAATTTCGCGACGAAGCTCTGGAATGCGTCGCGCTTCGCGGAGATGAACCACTGCGCCGTGCCCGACGGTTTCGAGCCGGCGAAGGCCAAGGAGACGCTGAACCGCTGGATCGCGCACGAGAGCGCCCACACCACGCGCGAGGTGACCGAGGCAATCGAAGCCTATCGCTTCAACGATGCGGCCGGTGCGATCTACCGCTTCGTCTGGAACGTCTATTGCGACTGGTATGTCGAGCTCGCAAAGCCCGTGCTGCTCGGTCCGGACAGCCCCGCCAAGGACGAAACCCGCGCCATGGTCGCCTGGGCGCGCGACGAGATCCTGAAGCTGCTGCACCCCTTCATGCCCTTCATCACCGAAGAGCTGTGGGAGGTGACGGCCAAGCGCGACGGCCTGCTGGCGCTGGCGCAATGGCCGCTGAAACCGTCCGAGCCGACGCCGGAGCAACTCGCGATTTTCGCCGCGGCTGCCGGGCCGACCGATCCGCTGATCTCGCCGGTCCTGATCATGCCGATCTTCGACCATGCCGACTTCACCGATCCCAAGGCGGAAGCCGAGATCGGCTGGGTGATCGACCTGGTCACGCAGATCCGCTCGGTGCGCGCCGAAATGAACATCCCGCCGGCAACGCTGACGGCGCTGGTGCTCGCGGGCGCCTCGACCGAGACGAAGGAACGCGCGCCGCGCTGGACCGACGTCATCAAGCGCATGGCACGGCTGTCCGATATCTCCTTCGCCGACCGCGCACCTGATGGTGCGGTCCAGCTTCTCGTGCGCGGCGAGGTGGCTGCGTTGCCGCTGAAGGGCGTGATCGACGTCGCCGCCGAGCGCACGCGCCTCGACAAGGAGATCGGCAAGGCCGACGCCGACATCAAGCGCGCCGAGTCCAAGCTGGCGAACGAGAAGTTCGTCGCCAACGCGGCCGAAGAGGTCGTCGAGGAGGAGCGCGAAAAGCGCGAGGCAGCACTGGCCCGCAAGGCCAAGCTGCTGGAGGCGCTGGAGCGGCTGAAGCAGGCGTCGTAG
- a CDS encoding DNA-3-methyladenine glycosylase → MAPTSKASPPRLGKALKRAFFGRSVHEVAPDLIGATMLVNGVGGLIVEVEAYHHTEPAAHSYNGPTPRNQIMFGPPGFAYVYRSYGIHWCVNFVCEEEGSASAVLIRALEPTHGLAAMRRRRHLQEVHALCSGPGKLTEALGITIAHNALPLDRPPIALHARTEEVEVVAGIRIGITKAVELPWRYGVKGSKFLSKPFPK, encoded by the coding sequence ATGGCTCCAACCTCGAAAGCCTCACCACCGCGGCTCGGCAAAGCCCTGAAGCGTGCGTTTTTCGGCCGCAGCGTCCACGAGGTCGCGCCCGACCTGATCGGGGCCACCATGCTGGTCAATGGCGTCGGCGGCCTCATCGTCGAGGTCGAGGCCTATCATCATACCGAGCCGGCGGCGCACTCCTACAATGGTCCGACGCCGCGGAACCAAATCATGTTTGGCCCGCCCGGCTTTGCCTATGTCTACCGCTCCTACGGCATTCACTGGTGCGTGAACTTCGTCTGCGAGGAGGAAGGCTCCGCCAGCGCCGTGCTGATCCGCGCACTGGAGCCGACGCATGGCCTGGCGGCGATGCGCCGCCGCCGCCATCTCCAGGAGGTGCACGCGCTGTGCTCGGGCCCCGGCAAGCTGACCGAGGCGCTGGGCATCACCATCGCGCACAACGCCCTGCCGTTGGACCGGCCGCCGATCGCGCTGCATGCGCGGACAGAGGAGGTCGAGGTGGTGGCCGGCATCCGGATCGGCATCACCAAGGCCGTCGAGCTGCCCTGGCGCTATGGCGTCAAGGGCTCGAAGTTCTTGAGCAAGCCGTTCCCGAAGTAG